The Chanodichthys erythropterus isolate Z2021 chromosome 5, ASM2448905v1, whole genome shotgun sequence sequence TTAAAGACCACACACGTGCTCAAACACATGTATGGGAGCAGTTtaggtctctctctctctctctctccatataCACACAGGTTATTAATCACATTTACAAACCCAACACTAATAACACCACAGAGTCAAACTACACAGACAGGCAGAGTGACTAATACTTGAAATAACTCTCAGATTGTAATTGTAGACAATCTGAAACATTTGGATGAAAATAGCAGATTTTCACATTCAAAGCCCTTATGTACTATAGTCTTCCTGCAGTCCTTTAGCTGAAATGTATTGACTGTATACTGCTCGCCTAGTAACTTAATCCGTTTTACATGTTCCAAGGTAACTTGTAACAACTTGAAATTGATCCCCCTTTAATTAACTCTTTGGATCAAATTCCTTGACTGAAAGAACATGCCACATTCATGACAATATACTGTCAGATGTTTGTGAAATAACTAAATATTTGCAATGTAGCAAGAATAATTCATTGAGATTAAACCTACAATGTTATttcaattatgaaaaaaaacttttgagcTTTCACATCTTTAAAAGTCCCGAAGATTACAAAGAGGTAGATGGTGCAATTAAGTTTCTTAAAATATTGCAGAGCACTGATCTAGCATATCCATTAACTGTTTTGACTTTCtcagcaatttaaaaaaattggtgTACTATTTTATGTCTGTAATCACTGAAAACGTTAAAATTAGCTGAAGGAAAGTTACTCAAAtgcatgtattttatatatctacTTTCTGTTACGCAGGCCATTTAGACCTACTTTTTCTGTGCTGTTGCTAATAGGATTCCTCCAACCCCTCCTCCTGTCCTCACTCCTCTAACTGTTACATGAACAGGCACATAGATACCAATTACAGTCAAACCCCTCCCTTTACCTGTTAACTCCCCTCTCAACAGCTCCACTGCAGCAGTGGGAACCCAGAAAATTCCCTCCTTCAGAGTCTTCAGAAAAACTGCCTATTGATGTGTTATTGGTCTCGGTGCCTCCCTCTCTTCtccacagaaaacaaaaacagctctCTGAGCCTTACTGGCTCACGCATACTGGATTTACGCCACCCACACGACTTAGTGCGTCTTCTACAATGCCCCTGCCCCCCCCACACTGAAAACCTGTCTTAGCCCAACAGGACTTCCTGCACTCACCCTGTCACTCATATTCTTAAGACCCACCTCGTTCTAAAGGAGCCAATCAGGTGCGCCAGCTCTCTGTCCGTTCTGTGACAGGTGGCAAAAGGTTCAGCTCACTCTGCGGAGGGGGGCCTAGACAGAGGGAAAGCCCCTTGTAAATAGACTTATACAGTAACAGGGGTTGAGAAAAGGCCGCTGGGATTACAACCAGTGATCTCAACAGAAACAATCCTGAGTCTCAGCAGACACATTatcacagtgtaaaaaaaaatgaatttaaagtaTGTCATAGCTACTAGTTGCTGTTCTTTCACtgacatttttacagcattgtatagtttaataaaattatacattaaaGTGAAATGACTGTCATGTGGCAGAATCATAATGATTAGCTGTGCTTGCAttagagaaaactcttagctactTACAGATTATCTAGTGTCAACAGCACTATGTCTGTGATTctgttcccagcatgcattgagGCATTTGTTATTTAacgttttcatttttattgttacTACATGTATTTGCTggcttattttgttttctggcCTGTTTGTGATTttggtaaatgtaaaaaaaaaaattcccaaaTCCAatagttaaaggaatagttcacacaaaaatggacattttgacattatttactCCCTCATGTATGAATTTTTTCTTTCATTGTAATACATAATAAcgtattttgagaaatgtttcagtgcttttatttttgtcctTACATTGGAAGTCAATTGGCTCCCAACGTTgttacacagaagaaagtcGGTCAcataggtttggaatgacatgagagtaaatgatgacaatttttatttttgggtggactatctCTTTAAATGCTGAAGATCACTTGTGATGCACATTGAATCTAGGCTTGTTAAAGTGTTAAACTTTTAATTAACCTTGTTGATCACTGCattatgactgttttttttttttttagcatataTTGCACATGCCTGCTGTATATAAAGGTTGTAAATTTACTTTAGTATGACCTAAGGCACCAACAGATGAATACAAAATGTAATCACATGcctgttttcttttaaataaaaatataaggaGAGATGTttagaattaaaaaaacaaacaaacaaacaaacaaaaaaaacacatctcttaATGTAGCTCTTGGCAGGACCCAGCCTCAGCAATGATATACTGGCCACTTTTAATGAGTCACTCAAATATTTTATGCATTCAGCACAGTATATAGGCTAACAGCACAGTGCTTGCTTGCTGCCTCAAGAGGATTGTGTTATATAAATCAGCAAAACTTCAAGTCAAAGCCATGGTCTTGAGGTTAGCTCATGTGCTTTCATTCACTCTCCCTACAACTTCCTGTCCCCCTTCACTAAATATAGTACAGAGGATAACATGATGTGACAGCTGTTAACATGATGTAATTGTGTAATTAACATAACTATATGGATTATTTATATGCTAAAAAAAAGTACTATatgtaattaaaaatgatttacaaCAAAGACTGGGTCCACAAGTCTGAGACAAATAGTGAAAGTGCatcttttatgaatttttagaattttttacaaaaaaaaaaattaattacaaattatattattaacacaaCAATTTTGCAAAACCTACTTTGTTATTTAAGCTGTTTCTTATCAGGATTAAATTAGACTTATTTCAATGTGGGCTTTTTGGATCACACTGtatatacaatttttaaaatgttgatgTTGAAGTTAATTGTAAACTATCCATAtctattaaaaatgttaaacaatTCTCAAGAGCCAAAAAGGGAATTACATGATGTAAAAGTAGCTTATAGAGCAAAAGTTTAGGCATAAGACATAAGTGTGCTATACAAACATTGTACAACTCAGCTGACCTCCCACATACACAAACGTGCTGGCCACTGGGTAGAGCTGTCCTGCATTACCTACTGTTATTTGAGAGCTTTGGAAAGAACAGTTTACTCAGACTGACTGATCTTAGACATTAGCTTCTAAGGTGACTGATAACTATACAATGGATGTCTAGGGTATACACCAGGTCTATGATCAAAAATTAAAGGACATGAGTTCAATTATAGattcataatatatacacatgGTTTTTCTGCAACCATTAAAGGTAAGTTTCCACTAAGTTACTGGGAAAGTGCTGATATAGCCTAGAATCAATCTGATAACAACACCATTTGAAGAAAGCTTTGTTCTTTACTTATAAGAAACAAAAATAGAGGGATGAGCAACTTCACATACCTGATGGGACCATGAAGAGGTGCAGATGCAGCAGATATTCAATGCTTCATCGTTTCATTGTGCATGTGAGGTACTGAAGTGGACAGCTCCGCTGTAATTAGGAAAACTCCAACAGCAGACCAAGCAGTCAGTATACTGTACTTGTGCCCGTGTCTTTAGGGAGTGCCTGTATCACATTATCAGAGCACTGGCAGGAGGCCCATCtcagcttaaagggatagttcacccaaaaatgaaaatttgatgtttatctgcttacccccagggcatccaagatgtaggtgactttgtttcttcagtagaacacaaattatgatttttaactccaaccattgccgtctgtcagccgtataatgtgtgtcaatgggaacttcttttataagagtaaataaaacatgcacagacaaatccaaattaaacccttcGGCtcatgatgacacattgatgtcctaagacacgaaacgatcggtttgtgcgagaaaccgaatagattttatatcattttttacctttaCCTTTTTTACCATTTTTCAATACACCACTATTTCCAACTGGGTTCAGCACTcgttagtaaggtctgatcgcgctctgacaatggcagtgatgtctcgcgcgtatacttcaatgagtgttaGACattacttccgttgtcagagcgcgatcagacctcactaagcgagtgctgaacgcagttggacatagtggtgtattagaggtaaaaaattatataaatacttttcggtttctcgcacaaaccgatcgtttcgtgtcttaggacatcagtgtgtcgtcatTAAGGTGGACTACAACTTTGTCAAGAAGGGTTTTCTATCATCTAAAGCTAGTCAAACTCAGGTTTTATGGACAAATCTACTACACTGAGCACAGTCATGAATAAAACTAATCTTATAGCCTAGTTATATTTCTATATAATATCTTGTTACTCCTTGCAGTTACTTTGAGCTAAAATTTGAAATTTTGAATTAAGCAGGTGCGTAGGTAAAGGGACAGTAcacttaaaaattaaattctgtcatcatttgttcACCCTTGTATTATACAATAAGAGTAAATGAGGTCCAAAACAGAATTGGACCCCACCTactttcactgtatggacaGAAAACTacaaatgatgaaagaattatGTTGTtaggtaaactatccctttaaaataaaaacggcAAAGTGATTTATTAGATATAATTTGCAAGTTATCAAAAATATTCCTCTTTCtaacacctcttttttagattAAAAACACCCAGATCACAATGAGACATGGGTTAATTATTATGCAGTAACTATCCGTAGTTGcagaaattacacacacacacaaaaagagtAATTACTGTGATAACTACACCATTAAATGGACAGATACACACTATATAAGCcatgtattattattgtaaaggaAATGGATTGAGCATTTTGTGAGGCACTTTACGAAATATTTTTGTTTCGTAAATGGACAATGGAAAGAGGCTGAGAGTTTTGGCCATTTATGTCAATACAAGGATTAAAAATGGGACAAACTGGGCCAGAAAACTCAACACGGAATGAGTGGAGCAAAGTTAGCGTATCTCCATCATAGAAAGACATGGCTCCTTTCGGGATATCTACCCAAACTCCTAGTTTTTGGATTGTTTTGCTCACTGCCAGGGACTTTTCATTTGAGTCCTGACAAACAAGATATTTTCCATTTCCATGATAGATGTAGCAGAACACACTGTTAAAGTCACCGTCGAGATGCTCAGAATCCTGATCTCTTGTAGCTGACGCATATGACAGGCCAATCAACCAATAGGGTTTCTTCCAGACGGCCACCTCCCAGTAGTGGGAGCCGCTGGAGAATCTCTCCTTGGCCTGGACGCTGTACTGAGAGCTGatgtttgttttctgtttcCTTTCCGGGGTTGGTTTCTTACTCCAGTGTACCTCCAGCTTGTCTGCTGAGACCTCTAACTCGGGGTGTGCCGTCTCTGGGTCTAAGCTTACTGCTCTGAGACCTGCAGGTGGCAAGGTTTGATATGTTAGACTATAAGGTAGGAATATTGTACTTTTTATTTAAGTCTAAGTATGTCTTTTATCATTGTGCATTGAAACATCACACTTACTAGACCACAGCCGCTGAGTGTTGTGAAAGACAACTTCACCTAAGTTATCAACCAGCTGCTCGACTGTCTTCATCTTGTCTGAGGTGCTATATTCTTGCTCTATCACAGACAAAAGTGGCAATTCCACCTGGGACCTAGAGCAATGATGAGGGATTCttttaaatattgattttggtattaatgtatCGTAGCATAGTGGGAATTTTTTTAAGAcccataaaataaagtattattttatGGATGTGTATAAAAATATCGTGTTCACATAATCCAGAGGGTACGGAGGGACAAggtgatggaaaaaatatgagatgggaggaaaatatatatttcaatgcttttgcgttccctcgcaaaagTTTAGCATTCCCCgggaaactttgcgttcgcccGCAAAGAAgtcaaaagttttgcgagtggACGCAAAGTTCCTTGGAGGAAGGCAAAACATTTGTGAGATaatgcaaaagcattgacatatattttttcctccgttctcatttttttttcattaccatgttcctttaggggctccgtagatACAGTAAGTACAATTTAAAGGGAATGTAGTAAAAAGAACTCACCCAAGTCTATTATTTTTgagatgctgcaaaaaaaaaaaaaaagttttctgttaTTGATAGACTAcagatgaaaaagaaaaaaagaaaaatatccactCAAAAATCAATCCCACTGACTGTGAAACTATAATCAAAGACTTTGCTATAATATGCACCTGAAGAAATAAGATGTCATTTTCTTCCTCTAGAAGAGATTGGCTTGACCTTAGGGCAGCATTAATATCTTTAACATGACACTCCAGTGACTCATTTCTCCATCTCAGCCACTTCTTGGTGTAAAATTCTTCTGTTTCCAGAATGGCCAACATCAGCTTCTGATCCTCCTCAATCTGGGCTTTTATCTTGTTGTATTTCTCAACTATTCTGAGTCTGTATGCTTTTGCATTTTCCTGAAAAACACCACAAGATTGACAAAAAAGTCAAAGCCTGATGAATTCAACTCAGTTGACAAAGAAAGCATATTAGATTATCTCTTGCTACAATGGATTTGAATAGTCTTGCCACttcattcattaaaaaagtatgatttcaaataaaaataaactgagAAGTGcagtatacatttattttgttggTTTGATTGATTCAGAAAGCTCATATTGGAATACCCACCGACACCTCTGAAAATAATGGCTCCAAATCTTTCATAGCAGACTCAGCTAAATGTTTCCTCTGTAGAAGAAGTGATTTGTTGGTCTCCAACACCTTCTAAAAAACAAAGAGATACAGTATGTTTCCATAAATTCTCAATACACTGttacttcacacaaaattataGGCATAATactgaaataatgtttttatctgATAAAAAATATGCGAGTCAAAATAGATCTcttaatttgttattaaaaaaaaacattaaaatccaCTTCATACAAAAATGACACAAATACACAATGAGAATGTCATTTCATTTATGTACTAAATTATATGCATTTATAAtacagtttatatatttatttagataTTAAGTTTTTACTTTTAACATGTACCTTTTTAAtaactttgcaatttttttcctttaatATATCATAGACACTTATATTTGTAATtgaccaatatatatatatatatatatatttttttatactcattaaaaaacattttcatgaatTGAAGCACTTACCTTGAATTCTGAGCATGCCTTTTGAAGCGTAACAGCTTGGTGGTTTTTGTGCGCCCCAAACGCAATGCACAGACAACACACAGTGGTCTGGTCCTCCTGACAGAATAGTTTCAGCTCCTCCCCATGCTCCTTACACTTGAAGGAAATCAAGTCCTCTGTTACTTCGATGAGAGAGTGCCCTCGTAAAGCCTCTCTCTGCTGGTGCAGAAGAGTGTGAGCAGAGCACAGGGAGGCGTCACAGGTCAGGCAGCTCTTCACAGCCACCTCAGTCTTCCCAATGCACTGATCACACATGATAATGGAGCGTGACCTATGAGATGATCCTTCCAGCGAAGGTGCTTTTGAAAAGACATCCTGAACTTTCCTTTGAAGATCTGAGTTGATCTCAAGCTTAAGGTCAGAAGGAAGGAGGATCTGACACTCCGGACAGAACAGTGGCCCTTCTCTAGATGCTTTGGGGTCATCCATGTTCCAGACCACTCGGATGCAGGTTTGACAGAAGTTGTGCCCACATGGAAGGCATACAGGGTCTgtaaagggctctacacaaacaggacattttagTTCTTCTTGAGCGTCCATGTCAGCAGACCttctactgtgtgtgtgtgtggtggcttGGCATGAATATTTCAAAGATGAGGCTTAGGTTTCAATGCCATTTTGTTATAAGTGTATTCAATTACAATAAGCTGTGCATGTAATGcaacaatatataaaatattttaaaataactatgaCATGCAGGTGATATTCAAGTCTTTCTTGTTTTAAGTTCAACCTCAAATATTAAAGTTAACCACACCAAAAGGCACACATTGTCAAATTTTTGTGTCAAAAAAGTTGTAAAATTAAATTGTTATCTTTTTATAAGCCTATATTTTCAttctttttgtttatatataatttaatattttgaatatatataatttgtacaTTTGTAAATTCTGTCTAACAGCATTTATGCCGCCTTTGTGCAGCATTAAACAGTGAGTATATAAACGCACCATTTTGTGGTTTGGATTACAATATGCGTTACATATTTACAAATTAATTTGAAGACCCAcgtgtataattattataccGCACATGTATTTTATTAATCTAAAACACctgaaataaacacaaatgcaCATAGCAAAACATCCTTACCATGTTTACTTTCAAGAATGTGCCTCAAAAGCTACTATTTCTTCCGTTCGTTGTCTTGGTAACCACAAAATTCTGTCCCAATACAGAAAATAACGATATTATTGCCagttttttcatttatatatgaCGTGTGAGGTAATGTGGTGCTAATAAAATACGGTCAGATTTGTTTCCAGCTTGTCTAGCAACCATAAAAGACAATCTCACTGTCGCTAGGTGGCAGTGTGTCTGTAACAGCGATGTAAATTCCGCACACAAAAAACAACGAGGAAAACGTTTGTATTGTCGTGTGATGTGTTCCCTGACTGACTGTACGCGGGAATTTCAAGATCGTGGTGTTTATGTAGCAAAGGGGCAGCAGAGGTTATTTACGCATTAAATCTGCCGTTTTTTGTCCAATGTGAAAGCACATGTGAAGACCGCTTGGATGCCCGTTGCTTTGTGAGAAAATGTGTTTCTGGACGAGCTAGATTTGAGCTTTAACAGTGTTCATTTTTATGTGCAACTGCCACAGTGATGTGAGAGGTTTTTAAGTTTTGATACCAGCACAGCTGCTTCGTGATATTGTTTTCTCcgaaaaacaactttttttactcattttattTACTTACAGTCCACGATGATAAAGTGTAAATCCAGCAGATCTTCAGTAAGTATTTGATTGTCACATCTGATGATTTTTTTCTAGATGTAAATGTTACTCGCTGTGAAAATCTAATTACTAACTgaaatttttgttgtttttattgtagATGGTCAATGGAGTTCAGTCAAACATTTCTGCCTTTTTCCTCTCAAAGGTAACGTTAAGTACATAATACGAGTCTAGTGAGCTTATTTTGatgctcttaaagggacagttcacttTCTTCTATACTGCACAAGAGGAGATTAGTGACTGACAGCCTCATTCACTATTCACtttcattacattttatttggGAACGGGATCAAATTATTTATGCTACAAACTGCTGTTTTATTATGGTGgtaataatataacaaataccAGTTTGCAGCTTCAAAAAGATAATGCTTTTGTACAGctaatacaaattaaaattagcCATAAATctgtctattattattattttttgttattagaAAAACTGAGTGATTCaaccttttttttgtgtaaatttCCAAGCAGCccttgatattttttttaacctataaaataagaaaaagccCCCAAAACTGTCTTTgttaaattaaagggatagttcgaccaaaaatgaaaattttatgtttatcttcttacccccagggcatccaagatgtaggtgactttgtttcttcagtagaacacaaattatgatttttaactccaaccattgcagtctgtcagtcttataatgcatgtcaatgggaactccatctataagagtaaaaaaaaaaaatcaaaattaaaccccgcagctcgtgacgacacactgatgtcctaagacacgaaacgatcagtttgtgtgagaaaccgcacagtatttatataattttttacctctaaaacaccactatgtccaactgccttgagcatctggttagtgaggtctgaacggaatggaagtgatctctcacactcattgaagcaaagcgcgagacatcacttcctgtcatcagaacgcgttttctgacctcactaaccggatgcgCAGGGCatttggacatagtggtgttttagaggtaaaaaatgatataaatactgtgcggtttctcacacaaactgatcgtttcgtgtcttaggacatcaatgtgtcgtcacaagccgcagggtttaatatggatttgtctgtcgtgttttttttttactcttatagattgtgcccattgacatgcattatacggctgacatacggcaacggttggagatAAAAATCATTTGTgctctactgaagaaacaaagtcacctacatcttggatgtgctgggggtaagcagataaacatcaaattttaatttatgggtgaactatccctttaatttaatatatgtttGTGATGTCcttttcatttaaattcattttaatttattgttatGTGGTTACTATTGCATCCTTATTTGGATTTatgttttttgttaaatatcttGAGAACCTACTGAATTGTGTATTTCTGAAATTCAATAAACATCGCAAGTCTTGCACATTTAAGTTTGAAATGGCTTTGCCTGCTCTTATGTTAAAAATAAGGTGGTTAACCtcactttcatatttttttcaggtttcACCAAAGTCACCTAAAAGATTTGGAGCTAGAATTACAGGAACCCCTATTTCACTGAAGACTTGTTCTGTGGAGGATGAAAATGTCCCCTGCTCCCCAAACCCATCTGCTGTTCCAGAGACGCCTGACAGTCTGAGGAACGAGAACCCTTCCGACACTTCATATGAGAACCGCTCACCTGTGTCCCGTGGTCTACATACTAAAGGTGTCAGGGGTAAACCTAGCCTGATGGCACGTAAACTGATGCAGCCACAGGAAAATAGCAGTCCAGAGTCAGAGGACACCTTTGAGCTTAAGAATGGCGTAAGTCACTCGGGCTCTGTGAAGAGGTTGTTGCACAGCTCAGAAAACATCCAGAGTGCCAAGCGGTCCAGAACCACGCAAGTTCAGAAACTACCTGAGTGCGACACAAGCTTACCAGTGACTAAGCGAAATAAGTCTTTGAAAACGCTCTCTGTTATGTTCCCGAAGAGTCCtgagaaaaaaatcaaagcTGAGTCTGTTAGTTTTGAGAGTAGCCCACCGTCAACTGGGCCTTGTGTGAAAATGAATGGAAATACAAATGGTTTCTCAAAGATCTCAAAAAAATCTGCTCATCAGCTGAGCTTTAGTACCAGTGACAAGGAGAATTCACTTGCTCTTAATGTGAAGCCGGAGTTAGACATGGGTGTGGTTTGTGGAACAAACGATTTGGATCTTGTGATGTCATATAGTTCATGGATAAAAAATGGGTCTACTGACGAAAAAGAGAATTTTCTCAACTGTCCTATTACTAAGAAGAGGCCCTTGAGTACTGCTGAGCTTCAAGTGAAAGAAAAAGTTGCTGATGGAAAAGCTCTGCCAGCCCCATTTGAGGATGATTTTACTGATTTGATAGACGATTGGTTTGATGATGGCATGGAGCAAAAACCTGAGGCGCCAAAACCCAAGAAGTTCATTCATGAGTATGACCATTTCATTTAACCTATTGATGTATACATAAgtgagcttttatttttgtgtataaaacataatataccTTTCCTTGACTTTTAGAAAAACCAAAGGCATACCAGAGCATGTTatactggcctctggtgttcaTAACCGATACTGGGTACTGGATGTACAGGACGTCACTTCATCACGAATTTGCACGGAGAAACACTTGACCATCACCTGCTCAAAGACGACTCAGTCCACAGAGACTTGTATTCTCAAAGATGGCTGGTACAAAATGTTACTTGACAATGAGAAAGATTCTTGATAGAGTTCTTGTCTTTGTTTTTGAACTTTTCAACCTGTTTTCTAAAGGGAGAGTTCTCCAGTTGCTGTGGGGGACATCATTCACTTGGAAGGGAGGTGTGTTTCTGGCTTGTGGACGATTGATAGAGACTCTGGTTTCCTGGTTCTGCTGCCTGACCTGCTGATATCTGGGACCAGCATTGCCAGCAGTATTCGCTGTATGAGGCGAGGGGTGCTGGGAGAGATGTTTAAGGTGTGGAAATTTAATGTTGTGAATTTGCCTTACAACATATATTATTGTCTAAaagtgttgttttgtttgtttgttttttaaagaaatttattttattttattcagcaaggatatgtttcaaataaatgctgtttgaaTTGTCTGAACTTTCTAGtgatcaaataatcctgaaaaatgtcTTTCCCTTGATTGATGATGCAAACCTTACCGTGTTCCTAATTGTTCTTACAGTACTTCTAATGATCAAAACTCTTGTGTGTGATTTTTAATCAGGCATTTGATGGTGGATCTAAGCAGATGCTAAATGGTACCATAGTTCATGATATCTTCCAAAAAGCAGCCATGTCTGCAGATTTCTCTCCAGAGAGGATACAGACATTTGCCTCAGAGGCCCTAAGAAGCCCCAACTACCTCGGACAAATGTAAGGACTATCTTTCAACATAAATTCCATGTTTAGAGGCACAACTTAAGGACACATCAGATTTACAATCTTTACTATATTGTGGTAATACAGCATTTGACCACAGTAATGAAGCTCCTAATGTTATGTTAGTGCCTTATAAGGATTGTGAAATGTCTTGTGCTTAATTAATTAGGTACAGTCTAAAGCTGACTCAGGCTGACATGAGACAGGAAGTTGAAGAATATCTTCCCTCTTTATCTGAGTGGGCAAAACACTACCTCCACACTTCACCACAGGCTGGACAAAAGCAGCTCACCCTGAAACTGTGAGTATATATAGTTCTTCAAACAAGTAATTACATCATGTGAAGCAGACTATGCTCTCAGCATTTTCTGGTTTGTTAACATTGATTTTATGGATTAACTTAATGGCTTGTGTGGGTATTCACCATCAGCCCTAGCGACGGGGCTCTGAGCAAGCAAGATGCAACCTGTAGCTTGACCGTGACAGATTTTGTGGACATCGAGGAGAACATCTGGTGTCCAAGTTTTGGCCTGAAGGGGAAGGTAGATGTCACAGCTGGAGTCAAGATTCATCGGAGAGGCAGAAAGCCCATAGAAAGGATTGTACCAC is a genomic window containing:
- the LOC137020626 gene encoding E3 ubiquitin-protein ligase TRIM62-like; amino-acid sequence: MDAQEELKCPVCVEPFTDPVCLPCGHNFCQTCIRVVWNMDDPKASREGPLFCPECQILLPSDLKLEINSDLQRKVQDVFSKAPSLEGSSHRSRSIIMCDQCIGKTEVAVKSCLTCDASLCSAHTLLHQQREALRGHSLIEVTEDLISFKCKEHGEELKLFCQEDQTTVCCLCIAFGAHKNHQAVTLQKACSEFKKVLETNKSLLLQRKHLAESAMKDLEPLFSEVSENAKAYRLRIVEKYNKIKAQIEEDQKLMLAILETEEFYTKKWLRWRNESLECHVKDINAALRSQVELPLLSVIEQEYSTSDKMKTVEQLVDNLGEVVFHNTQRLWSSLRAVSLDPETAHPELEVSADKLEVHWSKKPTPERKQKTNISSQYSVQAKERFSSGSHYWEVAVWKKPYWLIGLSYASATRDQDSEHLDGDFNSVFCYIYHGNGKYLVCQDSNEKSLAVSKTIQKLGVWVDIPKGAMSFYDGDTLTLLHSFRVEFSGPVCPIFNPCIDINGQNSQPLSIVHLRNKNIS